CGCCGCCGAAGAAGCCGCCGCTGCGCTGGAGGATTCCGAATCCGTCATGCACGGCTGGCAGGAGCAGTGGGACGCCTTCAACCTGACCGCCGCCGAACCGCGTCGTCAGGCCGAAGTGCAACAGTCGCGCATCCAGCAGTTGGAAACCAGCATGGAGCGCCTCGCTGACCGGCAGAAACGCCTCGGCGAAGAGCGCGCGTTGCTCTCGGCTGATCCGGAGGACGCGGCGATCATGGAGCTCAACGAGCAGCTCGCCGAGTCCGAAGCGACCCTCGAAGATTTGCAGACCAGCGAAGAAGCCCAAGTCGAAAAACTCGAACAATTGCGTCAGGAGTTGCAGCAAGCACTGACCGCGCAGCAACAGGCGCAGGGCGATTTGCAGCGCCTCAACGGTCGCCTCGCGTCCCTCGAAGCCTTGCAACAAGCCGCGCTCGATCCAGGCACCGGCACCGCCGAATGGCTGAAGGAACACCACCTCGCCGAGCGCCCGCGTCTTGCCGAAGGCCTGAAGGTTGAAGCAGGTTGGGAACTGGCGGTGGAAACCGTGCTCGGCGCTGACCTGCAAGCGGTGCTGGTTGACGATTTCAATGGCTTCGATTTATCCGGTTTCACCCAAGGCGATCTACGTCTGCTCAGCCCCGGCAATGATGGTGTGCGAGCGGCGGGCAGCTTGCTGGATAAAGTCGACGCGCAGATCGATCTGTCGCCGTGGCTGGGTCAGGTCAAACCGGTCGACAGCCTCGAACAGGCCTTGGCTTTGCGCGGGCAATTGAGCGCTGGTGAGAGCCTGATCAGTCGTGACGGTTACTGGGTCGGTCGGCACTTTTTACGCGTGCGTCGGGCCAGCGAAGCGGAAAGCGGCATGCTCGCCCGTGGCCAGGAAATCGAAGCGCTGCATCTTGAGCGTGAAGAGAAAGAAGCCACCGTCGAGGCGATGGAAACCCGTCTGCAAACCCTGCGTGCGCAACAGCGTCAGCAGGAAAACGGCCGCGAACATTTGCGCCGTTTGCTGCAAGACGAAGCGCGTCAGCAGGGCGAGTTGAAAGCACAGCTGTCCGCCGGCAAAGCCAAGGCCGAACAGCTGACCTTGCGCCGCAAACGCCTCGATGAAGAACTGGTCGAACTCGGCGAACAGCGCGAACTCGAGCACGAACAAATCGGTGAAGCGCGCATGCAACTGCAGGACGCGCTGGATGCCATGGCGCTGGACACCGAGCAGCGCGAGTTGCTGCTGGCCCAGCGTGACAGCCTGCGCGAACGCCTCGACCGCGTGCGTCAGGAAGCGCGGCAGCACAAGGATCATGCGCATCAATTGGCCGTGCGTCTCGGCTCGTTGCGCGCGCAGCACGACTCCACGCGTCAGGCGCTGGAACGTCTGGAAATGCAGGCCGAGCGCCTCACCGAAAAACGCGAACAGTTGAGTCTGAACCTTGAGGAGGGCGAGGCACCGCTGGAAGAGCTGCGCCTGAAACTCGAAGAACTGCTCGACAAGCGCATGACCGTCGACGAAGAACTGAAAACCGCGCAGATCGCCCTCGAAGATGCCGACCGCGAATTGCGCGACGCGGAAAAACGCCGGACTCAGGCCGAGCAGCAATCGCAGTTGATTCGCGGCCAGCTCGAACAGCAGCGCATGGAATGGCAAGCCCTGACCGTGCGCCGCAAGGCCTTGCAGGATCAATTGCTCGAAGACGGCTACGATCTCAACGGCGTGCTCGCGACATTAACCGCGCAAGCCAGTGAACGCGAAGCCGAAGAAGAACTCGAACGCATCAATGCGCGGATTCAGCGTTTGGGTGCGATCAACCTCGCGGCCATCGATGAATACACGCAACAATCCGAGCGTAAACGTTATCTGGATGCGCAGGACGCCGATCTGGTCGAAGCACTGGAGACCCTGGAAAACGTCATTCGCAAGATCGACAAGGAAACCCGTAATCGCTTCAAAGATACCTTTGATCAGATCAACGGCGGTTTACAGGCACTTTTTCCAAAAGTTTTCGGTGGTGGACGGGCGTATTTGGAACTGACGGGCGAAGATCTACTCGATACAGGGGTAACGATCATGGCGCAGCCGCCAGGGAAGAAGAACAGCACCATCCATTTGCTCTCCGGCGGGGAAAAAGCCCTGACCGCACTGGCACTGGTTTTTGCCATCTTCAAATTGAACCCGGCGCCGTTCTGCATGCTCGATGAGGTTGACGCGCCACTGGATGACGCTAACGTTGGACGCTACGCACGCTTGGTCAAAGAGATGTCGCAGACCGTGCAGTTCATCTATATCACCCACAACAAGATCGCCATGGAAATGGCCGAGCAGTTGATGGGCGTGACGATGCATGAGCCGGGTTGTTCGCGACTGGTAGCCGTGGATGTCGAGGAGGCGATGGCGATGGTGGACGCCTGAGCCAGCGTGGTGTCGGAAAGGTAATTGAGGGTTGTAGGACTTTTTTACCGGGTTCGACTTGCTGGCCAATCGACATATTCGCGCAAGCCAATGAGACAGACGGTGTAAAGTTGTCTTTGGTCGTGCTAGTTTAATGTCAATTTTTCGTATACGTGGGCAAAACGCCTGTCAGAACATAGAGTTGGCGCCACGTTTTAAAGCGGTTTGCACAATGTAAACCCCTTATTTTTCAGCATTTTTTATAGAGGCACGGGATTACATGGAAATCGGTCTGCGCGAGTGGCTGATCGTCATCGGCATCATTGTGATAGCCGGTATTCTTTTCGATGGCTGGCGCCGTATGCGCGGCGGCAAGGGAAAACTGAAATTCCGTCTTGACCGAAGTCTGTCCAACCTGCCGGACGAGGACACCAGCGCTGAGCTGTTGGGCCCGGCCCGTGTTCTGGACAACCATAAAGAACCACAGCTGGACGAACACGACCTGCCGTCGGTGAGCATGCCGGCCCGCGAAGCACGCGAGCCTCGCGAATCCGGCTCGAAACGTGGCAAGCGTGGCAGCAACGGTCCGGCTCAGGGCGACTTGAACCTCGACCTGGATCTGGACGGCGGCCCGAGCTTCAGCAGCCGTGACGACGATTTCGCCGAAGACAGCAAGCCATCGCCGGCGGTGGTCGACAAGGATCAGCCGCAAGCTGAAGAAGTGCTGGTGATCAGCGTGATCTGCCGCGACGCTGCCGGCTTCAAAGGCCCGGCGCTGTTGCAGAACATTCTCGAAAGCGGTCTGCGTTTTGGCGAGATGGATATCTTCCATCGCCACGAAAGCATGGCCGGTAACGGTGAAGTGCTGTTCTCCATGGCCAATGCGGTCAAGCCGGGTATCTTCGATCTGGACGACATCGACCATTTCAGCACTCCGGCGGTGAGCTTCTTCCTCGGCCTACCAGGCCCGCGTCACCCGAAGCAGGCCTTCGACGTGATGGTGGCGGCAGCCCGCAAGTTGTCGCAGGAACTGAACGGCGAGCTGAAAGATGACCAGCGCAGCGTTCTGACCGCACAAACGATTGAGCACTACCGTCAGCGCATCGTTGAATTCGAACGTCGCGCCCTGACCCAGAAGCGCTAAGGCCAAGATCAAAAGATCGCAGCCTCGTTTCACTCGACAGCTCCTACAGGAATGCTATTTCTGTAGGAGCTGCCGAAGGCTGCGATCTTTTGCTTCTGCTGCCACAGATAGATGAATTAGAGCAGCCTCGGCTGCTCTTTTGCTTTATGAGAGAACACCCATGACCGCCGCGAAAAACCGCATTCTCGAGCTACGCGCTGAACTCGATCAACACAACTACCGTTACCATGTCCTCGACGAGCCGAGCATTCCGGACGCCGAGTACGACCGGTTGTTCCACGAGCTCAAGGCGCTGGAAGCGGCCAATCCGGAGCTGATTACCAGCGACTCGCCGACCCAGCGCGTCGGCAGCGTGGCGCTCACCGCGTTCACTCAGGTGCGTCACGAAGTGCCGATGCTCAGCCTCGGCAACGCCTTCGAAGAAAGCGACATGCGCGAGTTCGATCGCCGCGTCACCGAGGGGCTGGATATCCCTGCAGGTGATCTGTTTGGCGGCGGCGCGGCGGTGGAATACAGCTGCGAGCCAAAGCTCGATGGCCTGGCGGTCAGCCTGCTCTATCAGGACGGTGTGCTGGTACGTGGCGCCACACGCGGCGACGGCACTACTGGTGAAGACATCAGCGTCAACGTGCGCACCGTGCGCAATATTCCGCTGAAGCTGCACGGCGAAGGCTGGCCGGCGACGCTGGAAGTGCGCGGTGAGGTGTTCATGTCCAAGGCCGGTTTCGAGCGCCTTAATGCCTCGCAACTGGAAGTTGGCGGTAAGACTTTCGCCAACCCGCGCAATGCTGCTGCCGGCAGCTTGCGCCAGCTCGATTCGAAGATCACCGCCAACCGTCCGCTGGAATTCTGCTGCTACGGCATCGGTCAGGTTTCCCACGATATTGCCGACACCCACATCGGCAACCTCAAGCAGTTGCAGCAGTGGGGCATGCCGATCAGCCACGAGCTGAAGCTGGCCAAGGGCATCGACGAATGTCTGGATTACTACCGCGACATTGGCGCGCGCCGTAACTCGCTGACGTATGAAATCGATGGCGTGGTGTTCAAGGTCAACAGCATTGCCGATCAGCGTGAACTGGGCTTCCGTGCCCGTGAGCCGCGCTGGGCGATTGCGCATAAATTCCCGGCGATGGAAGAACTCACCGAACTGCTCGACGTCGAGTTTCAGGTTGGCCGTACTGGCGCTGTTACGCCGGTGGCACGATTGAAACCGGTCAAGGTCGCTGGCGTCACCGTGGCCAACGCCACGCTGCACAACATGGATGAAGTCGCGCGTCTGGGCCTGATGATCGGCGACACCGTGATTATCCGCCGCGCCGGTGATGTGATTCCGCAGGTGGTGCAGGTGGTTCTGGAGCGCCGCCCGGAAAACGCACGGCCGGTGGCGATTCCCGAGAGCTGTCCGGTCTGTGGCTCACACGTCGAGCGCACGCAACTGGTCAAGCGCAGCAAAGGCAAAGAAACCGTCAGCGAAGGCGCGGTGTATCGCTGCGTCGGCCGTCTGGCCTGCGGCGCACAACTGAAGCAGGCGATCATTCATTTCGTTTCGCGTCGGGCGATGGATATCGAAGGGCTGGGCGACAAGAGTGTCGAGCAACTGGTCGATGAAGGTTTAGTCAATTCGCCGGCTGATCTGTATGCGCTGAAGTTTGACGATATCGTCGATCTGGAAGGCTTTGCCGAAGTCTCCAGCAACAAACTGTTGGCAGCCATTGAGGACAGCAAGAAGCCGGGGCTGGCGCGCTTCATTTATGCGCTGGGGATTCCCGATGTCGGCGAAGAGACGGCCAAGGTGCTGGCGCGCTCGCTGGGTTCGCTGGAGCGTGTGCAGCAGGCGCTGCCGCAAGTGCTGACCTACCTGCCGGATGTCGGCTTGGAAGTGGCGCACGAGATTCACAGCTTCTTTGAGGATGCGCATAACCAGCAGGTGATTGCCGAGTTGCTGGGGCATGGTTTGCAGATTCAGGATCAGGGTGAGCTGGGCGCCGAGTTTGCTGCCAGCACGACGCTGGGTGGCTTCCTCGACAAGCTGCACATTCCGTCGGTCGGCCCCGGTGGCGCGCAGAAACTGGCGGACAAGTTTGGCTCGCTGGAAGCGGTGATGGATGCGGACTGGCTGGACATGCGTCAGGCATTGCCGGAGAAACAGGCGAATTCGGTGCGAGAGTTTTTTGCGTTGCCTGAGCATCGGCAACTGGCTGAGGCATCTGAGAAACAACTGCGTGATTTCGGCATGCACTGGCAGAGCGAGAGGAAAGTCGTGGAAGGCTTGCCACTGTCCGGCGAAACCTGGGTGCTGACCGGCAAGGTCGAGTTGATGAGCCGCGATGTCGCCAAGGAGCATCTGGAAAGCCTGGGCGCCAAGGTCGCGGGTTCGGTGTCGGCGAAGACCCATTGTGTGGTCGCAGGCCCCGGCGCCGGTTCCAAACTGACCAAGGCCAATGAGTTGGGCGTGAAAGTGATGGACGAAGAAACTTTCATCGCGTTCCTCAAAACTCACGGCGTCGCCGTTTAAGATCAAAAGATCGCAGCCTGCGGCAGCTCCTTGGGGTTAGTGTCTAGCACATTGATCTCCTGTAGGAGCTGCCGCAGGCTGCGATCTTTTGATTTATCCCAAACACAGCGCGGGAACGATGTTGTCACGGGAATGATCTAGTCTTGGCAAGCCCCAGGGAGAGATCGCCATGCACCGTTTTTTCGAGCAGCTCAGTTCCCGCATCATCGCGCCGTTCATGGGCGAATCCTCACGCAACAGCAAAGTCTGGCCGTGCCGCTGCGGCCAGTCGCTGTTCTTTCGCAACAGCCAGTGCCTGGCCTGTAACGCTTTGCTCGGTTATCAACCGGAAGAAAGTCGTCTGACTTCGCTGCAACCGGGCCCGTACGAGGGCACCTGGACGCTCGACGCCGATCCCGACGCCGGATTGTTCCGCCGCTGCGCCAACCTCGACACAGCCGCCGCGTGCAACTGGCTGCTGCCGGCCAACGATCACGACAGCCTGTGCATCGCTTGCAGCCTCAATCGCACCATCCCCGACCTGTCCGATCCGGACAACCCCGAACGCTGGCGCAAAGTCGAAATCGCCAAGCGTCGTCTTGTCGCACAACTGATCACCCTCGGCTTGCAGGTCATCCCGAAGAGCGTGGATGAAGACACCGGGCTGGCCTTCGATTTCATCGGCGTCGACCTCGAAGGCAACGCGCCGATGACCGGCCACGCCAACGGCCTGATCACCCTCGACATCAAAGAAGCCGACGATGCCCACCGCGAGCAGGTGAGGGCGCAGATGCACGAACCGTATCGCACGCTGCTCGGACATTTTCGCCATGAGGTGGGCCACTATTACTGGGATCGCCTGATCGCCAACGGCCCGTGGCTCGGCTCATTCCGCAGCCTGTTCGGCGACGAACGCGCCAGTTACGCCGAGGCGCTCGATCGTCACTATCAGCAAGGCGCGCCGCTGGACTGGCCGCAGCAATACGTCAGCGCCTACGCAACCATGCATCCCTGGGAAGACTGGGCGGAAACTTGGGCGCATTACCTGCACATGATGGATGCCGTGGACACCGCGTTGGGTTTTGGCATGAGCGCGCGGGAAATGGATTTTGATTACCAGCCGTTTCCGACCAGCACGCTGTACGACCCGGAGCATCCCGGCGGCGAGGCGTTCCTATCGTTCGTCAATGCGTGGATCGAGTTGGCGGGGATGCTCAATGAACTGTCACGCAGCATGGGTCAGCCGGATTTCTATCCGTTCGTATTGCCGGCGGCGGCGATTGCCAAGCTGCACTTCATTCATCTGGTGATCCAGCAGGCGGGCGGCCGGGCGGACGAGGTTTTGGCCCTGTAGGCGCTGCCGCAGGCTGCGATCTTTATGTCCTTGAACCCGTTCATATTTTTAATCTGCAACCAACGGTTGTAACTTCGTCTCAGATAGGTACAATGGCGCGGCTCGCCGACAGGCAAGCGTCGTTATGGTGACCCCATCGGTCCCCCCGCAACGATTACCCGTGAACCTGGTCAGAGCCGGAAGGCAGCAGCCACAGCGGGAACATTGTGTGCCGGGGTGTGGCTGGTGGGGTTACCACCTTAACGAACAATCGAACGCTTCAACCAGAACTGCATGGGTTTCGCCCACTGCGGTTTTTTTGTGTCTGCGATTTGTCAGGTCGGCACAAATCCCCTGTAGGAGTGAGCCTGCTCGCGATGGCGGTGGGCCAGTCAGCTCATGTTTGGGAGACAGGACGCCATCGCGAGCAGGCTCACTCCTACAAGGGTTATGGGGTGGCTTCAGAGGACCCGGTATACAACCGGATAATCTCATCAATCTCCCCCGACATTTTCATCCGCAGTAACGTGCGCAATATCCGCTGCACCGGCACCTTCGGATCATTCCTCACATAACAACCGACCTTCTGCTCCTGCAACACCGCCACCGCTTGCAGTTGTTGCTCCGGCATCAAGCGTTGGTTAAACCAGTCCAGCGTCCACTGATTGCTCACTGCATACCGATAACGCCCGGCCAGCAGCTTCTCCAACACCTGCTCCTGATTGCGCGCATCTTCGCGTTGCAGTCGGTCAGCGTCGAACAACGGTTGCAGAGTCGGGTAGGTGTAGCCAAGCACGGTGCCGATGGATTGGCGGGGCAGGTGAGCGGGATCGGCGCTGGCAGGTTGATCCTTGCGGCTGATCAACAGATCGCGCTGGAAGAACAACGGCAGACTCCAGATGTAGTCCCCCGACTGATTCGGCAGCCATGACTGCGCGGCATAGCAGCGCACGTCGATCTCGCCGTGCTCCATCGCCGTCTGCACACGGGCGCGGGGCAGGACGTGAAACTCGGCCGGTACGCCGACCTGCGTGGCCAGGCTGAGCATCAGGTCGTAAAGAATGCCCTGGGTCGGGCGGCCGCGTTCGTATTGCACCATCGGCATCGCCCAGCTGTCGGGCATGGCGAAGCGCAACGGGGCTTGCGCTGCCATCACATTCAGGCTGATTCCCAGCAACGCCCCCACGGCCCACCGCATAAACGCTCCGGTAATTCCCGATCCCGAGCCGATAAAAGCCTCTGCTGATGCAGCTTAGCCATATTAGACGAGGACACCGGATGCAATTTTGCCCTTGCTCCGCTAGCATTAGCCGCTTCTGCTTCCTTCGCTGCGACGGTTTTCGATGAGTTATCAGGTTCTTGCACGTAAATGGCGTCCGCGCTCGTTCCGCGAAATGGTCGGCCAGACCCATGTGCTCAAGGCTCTGATCAATGCCTTGGACAGCCAGCGGCTGCACCACGCGTACCTGTTCACCGGTACGCGCGGGGTGGGTAAAACCACGATTGCGCGGATCATTGCCAAATGCCTGAACTGTGAGACAGGTATCACTTCCAGCCCGTGCGGCGAATGCTCGGTGTGCCGTGAAATCGACGAAGGTCGCTTTGTCGACCTGATCGAGATCGACGCCGCGAGCCGCACCAAGGTCGAAGACACCCGCGAACTGCTCGACAATGTGCAGTACGCGCCAAGCCGTGGGCGCTTCAAGGTCTACCTGATCGACGAAGTGCACATGCTTTCCAGCCATTCCTTCAATGCGCTGCTGAAAACCCTCGAAGAGCCGCCGCCGTACGTCAAGTTCATTCTGGCGACCACTGACCCGCAGAAACTTCCGGCAACGATTTTGTCGCGCTGCCTGCAGTTCTCGCTGAAGAACATGACGCCCGAGCGTGTGGTCGAGCATTTGACCCACGTCCTGACCGCCGAAAACGTGCCGTTCGAAGACGATGCGCTGTGGCTGCTCGGTCGCGCCGCTGACGGTTCGATGCGAGATGCCATGAGTCTGACCGATCAGGCGATTGCCTTCGGTGAAGGCAAGGTGCTCGCCACCGACGTGCGGGCAATGCTCGGTACGCTGGATCACGGTCAGGTCTATGACGTCCTGCATTCGTTGATCGAAGGCGATGCCAAGGCGTTGCTTGAGGCGGTGCGTCACTTGGCCGAACAGGGCCCTGACTGGAACGGCGTGCTCTCGGAAATTCTCAACGTGTTGCACCGCGTGGCCATCGCTCAGGCGTTGCCGGAAGGTGTCGACAACGGGCACGGTGACCGCGATCGCGTGCTGGCCTTGGCGCAGGCGTTGCCGGCCGAAGACGTGCAGTTTTATTACCAGATGGGCCTGATCGGTCGCCGCGATTTGCCGCTGGCGCCGGATCCGCGTGGCGGTTTCGAAATGGTCCTGCTGCGGATGCTTGCTTTCCGGCCCGCCGACACCGCGGACGCCCCGAGGCAACCGCTAAAGCCAGTGGGGATCAGCCAGGCCACAGTTGATTCCGCAAACTCCGTGGCTGCCGCGCCTAAACCTGCGCCGGTAGTCGCTGCGGCTGTTGCGCCGGCTCCAGCTCCGGCACCCGTGGCGGTACCAGCGCCTGCACCGGCTCCCGAACCCGCGCCGGTTGCGCCCGTTGCCGCGCCAGAACCTGAACATGATCCTGATCCTGAACCTGCGCCTGTCGTCGCCGAAGCCGTCGTCGACCTGCCGTGGAATGCCCCGGCTGAGCCCGAGACGGAGCCAGAGCCCGAGCCTGCGCAGCAACCCGCCGTCGAGCCGGTACTGGAAACCACCGCCGAGCAACCCGATTTGCCGCCGATGCCGTTGCCGACCCCGGACAGCGTCGTTCCGGAGGCTCCAGAATGGGCCGCCGCACCGATTCCCGAGCCGTCGGTCGCCGATGTCGATGCCGCCACACCGGGCATCGACATGGACGACGAGCCGCCGCTCGACGAGGACTACATCGAGCCGGACATGGATTCGGCCTACAGCTACCTCGACGAACTGGCCAGCGAACACGCCGCCGAGCCTGCCCCGGAACCTGAGCCAGAACCGGCTGCAGCGCCGGCCACAGGTTTGGCGTTGCAATGGCTGGAGCTGTTCCCGAAACTGCCGATCTCCGGCATGACCGGCAGCATCGCCGCCAACTGCACGTTGATCGCGGTCGATGGCGATCATTGGCTGATGCACCTCGACCCGGCGCACAGCGCACTGTTCAACGCTACGCAACAGCGGCGTCTGAACGACGCGTTGAACCAGTTCCACGGCCGCACGCTGAGCCTGACCATCGAGCTGATCAAGCCCGAACAGGAGACCCCGGCTCAGGCCGCATCCCGCCGGCGCGCCAACCGTCAACGCGAGGCGGAGGAGTCGATTCACGGCGATCCGTTCATCCAGCAGATGGTTCAGCAGTTCGGCGCGGTGGTGCGACACGATACTATTGAACCTGTCGACGCCTTGGTCGCCCAAGGCTAATAACTGAAGGTGCCCGGCCTTGCTGGCCGGGCGCTGTTTTGATCCAAGTACTTTTGAGGTGATTCCCATGATGAAAGGTGGCATGGCCGGCCTGATGAAGCAGGCGCAGCAGATGCAGGAAAAAATGGCCAAGATGCAGGAAGAACTGGCCAACGCCGAAGTCACCGGTAAGGCCGGCGGCGACATGGTCACCGTGGTGATGACCGGTCGTCACGACGTGAAAAGCGTGAGCATCGACCCAAGCCTGGTTGAAGGCATGAGCGAAGACGACAAAGAAATGCTGGAAGCGGTGATTGCTTCCGCCGTCAACGACGCCGTGCGCAAGATCGAAAAAAACAGCCAGGACAAAATGGGCAACATGACCGCCGGCATGAACCTGCCAGCCGGTATGAAACTGCCATTCTGATTCGCCAATCGGCGGCAGATGAGCTACACAAAATGCCAGGCCTTGCGCCTGGCATTTTTGTTTCCGACTCTTGGTGGTGCGGTGTCTTTGAGGCCGCCTTCGCGAGCAGGCTCGCTGCCACATTTGAAACGCATTCCCCTGTGGGAGCGAGCCTGCTCGCGAATGAATTCACCTCGGTCCACCTGAATAAACATCGAACGCGCAAAAGCCTCAACGGTCTGCTCTATACCCGCTGAATTCACCCTTCACAGGAGACGCTGACATGTCCGAACCTCTCACCCTCAACCAGCGCTTTGTCCTCGCCTCACGCCCGGTCGGTGCGCCGACCCCGGAAAACTTCCGCCTCGAACGCGAAGCGCTGCCGGATCTGCAGGACGGTGAAGTACTGCTGAAAACCCTGTACCTGTCCCTCGATCCCTATATGCGCGGACGCATGAGTGACGCGCCGTCCTACGCTGCGCCGGTGCAAATCGGCGAAGTGATGACCGGTGGCGCTGTCAGCCGTGTCGAGGACTCACGTCATCCGAAGTTTCATAAAGGCGATCTGGTGGTCGGCGCCACCGGTTGGCAAAGCCACAGCATCAGCGACGGTCGTAACATCATCCCGATTCCGTCCGGTCTGCCGAGCCCGTCGATGGCGCTGGGTGTGTTGGGCATGCCGGGCATGACCGCGTACATGGGCTTGATGGACATCGGTCAGCCTAAAGAAGGCGAAACGCTAGTCGTCGCTGCGGCGTCCGGCGCGGTGGGCTCGGTGGTCGGCCAAGTGGCGAAGATCAAAGGCCTGCGCGCGGTCGGCGTGGCCGGCGGTGCCGACAAATGCAAATACGTGGTCGAAGAGCTGGGTTTCGATGCCTGCATCGATCACAAGGCGCCCGATTTTGCTGAGCAATTGGCCAAGGCCTGCCCCGATGGCATCGACATCTATTACGAGAACGTCGGTGGTCATGTGTTCGATGCGGTGATGCCGTTGCTCAACCCCAAGGCGCGCATTCCGTTGTGTGGCCTGATCGCCGGTTACAACGCCTCCGAAGCGCCGCAAGGCGCGGATCGCCTGCCAATGCTGCAACGCACACTGCTGACCAAGCGCGTGCGCATTCAGGGCTTTATCGTGTTCGACGACTACGGCGATCGTCAGCCGGAATTCATCAGCCACATGGTGCCGTGGGTGCGCGATGGCAAGGTCAAATTCCGCGAGGACGTGGTGGAAGGCCTGGAGCAGGCACC
This region of Pseudomonas sp. R84 genomic DNA includes:
- the dnaX gene encoding DNA polymerase III subunit gamma/tau; amino-acid sequence: MSYQVLARKWRPRSFREMVGQTHVLKALINALDSQRLHHAYLFTGTRGVGKTTIARIIAKCLNCETGITSSPCGECSVCREIDEGRFVDLIEIDAASRTKVEDTRELLDNVQYAPSRGRFKVYLIDEVHMLSSHSFNALLKTLEEPPPYVKFILATTDPQKLPATILSRCLQFSLKNMTPERVVEHLTHVLTAENVPFEDDALWLLGRAADGSMRDAMSLTDQAIAFGEGKVLATDVRAMLGTLDHGQVYDVLHSLIEGDAKALLEAVRHLAEQGPDWNGVLSEILNVLHRVAIAQALPEGVDNGHGDRDRVLALAQALPAEDVQFYYQMGLIGRRDLPLAPDPRGGFEMVLLRMLAFRPADTADAPRQPLKPVGISQATVDSANSVAAAPKPAPVVAAAVAPAPAPAPVAVPAPAPAPEPAPVAPVAAPEPEHDPDPEPAPVVAEAVVDLPWNAPAEPETEPEPEPAQQPAVEPVLETTAEQPDLPPMPLPTPDSVVPEAPEWAAAPIPEPSVADVDAATPGIDMDDEPPLDEDYIEPDMDSAYSYLDELASEHAAEPAPEPEPEPAAAPATGLALQWLELFPKLPISGMTGSIAANCTLIAVDGDHWLMHLDPAHSALFNATQQRRLNDALNQFHGRTLSLTIELIKPEQETPAQAASRRRANRQREAEESIHGDPFIQQMVQQFGAVVRHDTIEPVDALVAQG
- a CDS encoding YbaB/EbfC family nucleoid-associated protein, with translation MMKGGMAGLMKQAQQMQEKMAKMQEELANAEVTGKAGGDMVTVVMTGRHDVKSVSIDPSLVEGMSEDDKEMLEAVIASAVNDAVRKIEKNSQDKMGNMTAGMNLPAGMKLPF
- a CDS encoding NADP-dependent oxidoreductase yields the protein MSEPLTLNQRFVLASRPVGAPTPENFRLEREALPDLQDGEVLLKTLYLSLDPYMRGRMSDAPSYAAPVQIGEVMTGGAVSRVEDSRHPKFHKGDLVVGATGWQSHSISDGRNIIPIPSGLPSPSMALGVLGMPGMTAYMGLMDIGQPKEGETLVVAAASGAVGSVVGQVAKIKGLRAVGVAGGADKCKYVVEELGFDACIDHKAPDFAEQLAKACPDGIDIYYENVGGHVFDAVMPLLNPKARIPLCGLIAGYNASEAPQGADRLPMLQRTLLTKRVRIQGFIVFDDYGDRQPEFISHMVPWVRDGKVKFREDVVEGLEQAPEAFIGLLEGRNFGKLVVKVAQD